CGACCTGCATACCCAGGGCCATGAACGCACGGGCGTGCACGTCCACCGTCTCGGCCAGTTGTCGCCAGGTGTAGCGGCAATGCTGATGGCGCACCACCAGTGCTTCGCCATCCGGGTAGCGTGCCACCGTACGGTCAAAGGCCTGGCCAATGGTTTCGGCCAGCAAGGCCTTGTCCTGGGAGCCACGGCTGTAGCTCAGGTTCGGTTGATCCATAACGACCCCTGTTGTCTTTTTTGTAGGTTGACGTAAACGTAAACTACGATTGACAGCGCCTTAACGCAAGTTTACGTTAACGTAAAGGTGAGCGCCCTCCTCCGCGCCTCGCCCGCACAACAACAAAAGCTCACATTAAGGTGCCCGTCCATGAGTTACCCGTCCCTGAACTTCGCCCTCGGTGAAACCATCGACATGCTGCGCGACCAGGTGCAGTCCTTCGTGGCCAAGGAAATTGCACCGCGAGCGGCCCAGATCGACATCGACAACCTGTTCCCCGCCGACCTGTGGCGCAAGTTCGGTGACATGGGCCTGCTGGGTATCACCGTGCCGGAAGAGTACGGCGGTGCCGGCCTGGGTTACCTGGCGCACGTGGTGAGCATGGAAGAAATCAGCCGTGGCTCGGCCTCGGTGGCGCTGTCATACGGCGCCCACTCCAACCTGTGCGTCAACCAGATCAACCGCAACGGCAACCATGAACAGAAGCTCAAGTACCTGCCCAAACTGATCAGCGGCGAGCACATCGGCGCACTGGCCATGAGCGAGCCGAATGCCGGCTCCGACGTGGTTTCGATGAAATTGCGCGCCGACAAGCAGGGTGACTTTTACGTACTCAACGGCAGCAAGACCTGGATCACCAACGGTCCCGATGCCAACACCTATGTGATCTACGCCAAGACCGACCTGGAAAAGGGTGCCCACGGCATCACTGCGTTTATCGTCGAGCGTGACTGGAAAGGCTTCAGCCGCAGCACCAAGTTCGACAAGCTGGGCATGCGCGGTTCCAACACCTGCGAGCTGTTTTTCGATGACGTGCACGTACCGCAGGAAAACATCCTCGGCGTGCTCAACGGCGGCGTCAAAGTGCTGATGAGCGGCCTGGATTACGAGCGCGTGGTGCTCTCCGGCGGCCCCACCGGCATCATGCAGGCCTGCATGGACCTGATCGTGCCCTACATCCACGACCGCAAGCAGTTCGGCCAGAGCATCGGCGAATTCCAGCTGATCCAGGGCAAGGTCGCCGATATGTACACCCAGCTCAACGCCAGTCGCGCCTACCTCTACGCGGTGGCCCAGGCTTGCGAGCGCGGCGAAACCACGCGCAAGGACGCAGCCGGGGTGATCCTCTACAG
This region of Pseudomonas sp. MUP55 genomic DNA includes:
- a CDS encoding isovaleryl-CoA dehydrogenase, whose translation is MSYPSLNFALGETIDMLRDQVQSFVAKEIAPRAAQIDIDNLFPADLWRKFGDMGLLGITVPEEYGGAGLGYLAHVVSMEEISRGSASVALSYGAHSNLCVNQINRNGNHEQKLKYLPKLISGEHIGALAMSEPNAGSDVVSMKLRADKQGDFYVLNGSKTWITNGPDANTYVIYAKTDLEKGAHGITAFIVERDWKGFSRSTKFDKLGMRGSNTCELFFDDVHVPQENILGVLNGGVKVLMSGLDYERVVLSGGPTGIMQACMDLIVPYIHDRKQFGQSIGEFQLIQGKVADMYTQLNASRAYLYAVAQACERGETTRKDAAGVILYSAERATQMALDAIQILGGNGYINEFPAGRLLRDAKLYEIGAGTSEIRRMLIGRELFNETK